A genomic window from Cutibacterium acnes includes:
- a CDS encoding rhomboid family intramembrane serine protease — MSQNNQRPDGFSRPDEWGSWQDEPQQNHGDASGAASHARPAQRDESTASQPEPYRSVDVDPSWAPPSASYQQATPRPVARVKRHSDVPVVTWTLIGICFLVWVGEWLSPQVGEAVVLAPRVGFTEPWRFVTSMFGHALSIFHIGFNMYALWALGRSLEPFLGRARFLAAYLMSGLGGGALFCLMATADGGRAILPNVDDGVVGASGAIFGLFGVLLIVQRRLGASTRELWVVLAINAALLLFISGIAWQAHLGGFLVGMMCGVIFFEDPKRIQAGKSARTWPRMALLLFTMVAALVVKYLVI; from the coding sequence ATGAGTCAGAATAACCAACGTCCCGACGGTTTCTCTCGCCCCGATGAGTGGGGATCGTGGCAGGACGAACCACAGCAGAACCACGGCGATGCGTCAGGGGCGGCTTCACACGCTAGACCGGCGCAACGAGACGAGTCGACGGCATCTCAGCCTGAGCCTTACCGCTCGGTTGACGTAGACCCCTCATGGGCGCCTCCCTCGGCGTCGTACCAGCAGGCGACTCCCCGACCGGTTGCCCGAGTGAAGCGTCACAGTGATGTTCCGGTCGTCACGTGGACCCTCATTGGTATCTGTTTCCTGGTGTGGGTGGGGGAGTGGTTAAGCCCTCAGGTGGGTGAGGCCGTTGTGTTGGCCCCACGAGTCGGATTCACCGAGCCGTGGCGATTCGTCACTTCGATGTTCGGGCACGCGCTGAGTATCTTCCATATTGGCTTCAATATGTACGCGTTGTGGGCCCTTGGCCGATCTCTAGAGCCCTTCCTCGGACGCGCCAGGTTCCTCGCTGCTTACCTCATGTCTGGCCTGGGTGGTGGGGCGCTGTTCTGCCTGATGGCCACTGCGGATGGGGGCAGGGCGATCTTGCCGAACGTTGATGACGGTGTCGTCGGGGCCTCGGGTGCGATTTTTGGTCTCTTCGGTGTGCTGCTCATCGTGCAGCGACGCCTCGGGGCCTCGACGCGGGAATTATGGGTCGTATTGGCTATTAACGCCGCCCTGTTGCTTTTCATCTCTGGGATCGCATGGCAGGCCCACCTTGGGGGTTTTCTCGTCGGAATGATGTGCGGGGTTATTTTCTTCGAGGACCCCAAACGTATTCAGGCAGGCAAGTCCGCGCGGACATGGCCTCGAATGGCTTTGTTACTGTTTACCATGGTGGCCGCGCTGGTGGTCAAATATCTGGTGATCTGA